The Primulina tabacum isolate GXHZ01 chromosome 7, ASM2559414v2, whole genome shotgun sequence genome includes a window with the following:
- the LOC142550468 gene encoding major pollen allergen Bet v 1-D/H-like — protein sequence MAVVEFSVEIKVQVTPKRMFKTIVTDGHHVLPKIIPHIFKSIDVLEGEGGATGCVRQLNFPDGAPFSHMKDKLEFVDAENLVVKIVLFEGPGLGEKMESLHSEHKFVDSGDGGCIIKLKNQHHLKPGHTHISEEEFKAAKEHGMTFFTATEAYLVAHPDFCA from the exons ATGGCAGTCGTCGAATTCTCCGTGGAAATCAAAGTTCAAGTCACCCCGAAGAGGATGTTCAAGACAATTGTAACTGATGGCCACCATGTCTTGCCGAAAATAATCCCTCATATCTTCAAGAGCATCGATGTTCTCGAAGGAGAAGGTGGCGCAACCGGATGTGTGAGGCAATTAAATTTTCCCGATG GTGCTCCATTCTCCCACATGAAAGACAAGCTCGAATTCGTCGATGCCGAGAACCTAGTGGTTAAGATCGTGCTCTTTGAGGGACCTGGGCTCGGGGAAAAGATGGAGTCGTTGCACTCCGAACATAAGTTTGTGGATTCTGGTGACGGCGGATGCATCATCAAGTTGAAGAATCAACATCATTTGAAGCCGGGTCATACCCACATCTCAGAGGAGGAGTTTAAGGCTGCAAAAGAACATGGCATGACATTCTTCACCGCTACTGAAGCTTACCTGGTTGCTCATCCTGATTTTTGTGCTTAG